Proteins from a genomic interval of Chryseobacterium indologenes:
- a CDS encoding choice-of-anchor L domain-containing protein, producing the protein MLNRRTENLFLALFFAFVGCFALAQNRERTAVAVKPTAASMRAGNFIDVNALSYPESSYNITQLVKDVLISGGGCATSNVSNVTVSPNLQPTNQNRSWGYFNKATTNFPFSKGIILSTGYAYKAGNTNYPDLSDALGTGGDNDLAAALNIPATDLRDATYIEFDFVAASTEITFRYLFASKEYQQNFPCTITDGFALLLKKVGDPTYTNLAILPGTAGPVSVTNIHPAYPNCGPKNEAYYGGTNTAQIETNFNGRTIPLTAKATVVPGQTYHFKMVLADYQDPNFDSAVFLEAGSFDIGVKILDPAGVQLPASVNMCDNTPQTFTASVQAPNVTYQWFLNNNPINGAVNASYTATQPGVYSVKVYVPGNSCPGEATVTVVGGTSPTVQNATLTACYAAGNATFNLQSAQGSISTTPGAVFSYYATLADANAGNTNTIPNPTAYPSPGGQTVYVRVRNGFCAKVAELQLIKAPQMTGSIVPPVELTCTNSQITLDASASVYPAGATFNWTTTGGNIVSGGNTLNPVINAPGTYTLTITKTYQPGDVTCTAVANVTVTGDSAPPNTGLTATKIKICKGESVTLTATGGVTYNWGGGLTGTGNTQTVSPTVTTTYTVTAVGANGCVSQNPGTITIEVSEPFTAQNAILHKCYQPGLVYDLTEAQPQITTATGTITFVYYVNQADANAANGNFIANPTSYSPPGGNQTIFVLVSNGGCSYVVSLQLLRTAETTLTIAAPQTVTCTTPQVTLNASASVVPPGSTINWTTTGGTIVSGGTTLSPVVSAGGTYTLTVTNVSQPGNLSCTYTTNVTVQEDRVVPVAALVSSQPRICEGESVTLTASGGATYNWGNGLTGNGNTQVVSPTNTTVYTVFAVGANGCISATPATVTVQVGPPVAGIAASKTKICAGESVTLTATGGITYNWVGLTGNGNTQVVTPPVGTTTYSVYALGGNGCSSLAPATISIEVVPAIVSTLKDVYACAGDNAVLDAGPGVNYTYLWSTGATTQTITVNTAGTYSVTISNGVCSQVFSAQLINPDLPQFTNVVYENHVLTLTASNPTNGTLEYSIDGGLTWQPSNIFTGLLNNTNYRLMVRVKDAKCGTSLDYFTLIINNAITPNMDGINDTIDFTGISGYKNFAASIFDRYGAEVFKATRNDAVWRGSLRGSNLPTGTYWYRVQWENPASKRLEERSGWILLKNRN; encoded by the coding sequence ATGTTAAATAGGAGGACGGAAAATTTATTTTTAGCGTTATTTTTTGCTTTTGTAGGATGCTTCGCTCTTGCCCAAAACAGAGAAAGAACAGCAGTAGCCGTAAAACCTACTGCTGCCTCAATGAGAGCCGGAAACTTTATTGATGTCAATGCCCTCAGTTATCCTGAATCCAGCTACAATATTACCCAACTGGTAAAAGACGTGCTGATCTCAGGAGGAGGATGCGCTACTTCCAATGTAAGCAATGTAACAGTGTCTCCTAATTTACAACCTACCAACCAGAATCGGAGCTGGGGATACTTTAATAAAGCCACTACAAATTTTCCTTTCAGTAAAGGAATTATTCTCTCCACAGGATATGCCTATAAAGCAGGAAATACAAATTACCCGGATCTGAGCGATGCTTTGGGAACCGGAGGCGACAATGACCTGGCAGCCGCATTAAATATTCCGGCTACAGACCTGAGAGATGCTACCTACATAGAATTTGACTTTGTGGCAGCTTCAACAGAAATTACATTCAGATATTTATTTGCATCTAAAGAATATCAGCAGAATTTTCCGTGTACTATTACCGATGGATTTGCACTCCTGTTAAAAAAAGTAGGTGATCCTACTTATACGAATCTTGCGATATTACCCGGAACGGCAGGGCCGGTAAGTGTAACGAATATTCACCCGGCTTACCCAAATTGCGGGCCAAAGAATGAAGCATACTACGGAGGTACCAACACCGCTCAGATCGAAACCAATTTTAATGGACGTACAATTCCGTTGACGGCAAAAGCTACTGTTGTACCGGGACAGACGTATCATTTTAAAATGGTGCTGGCTGACTATCAGGATCCTAATTTTGATTCCGCTGTATTTCTTGAAGCAGGATCATTCGATATTGGAGTTAAGATTTTAGATCCGGCAGGAGTACAGCTTCCGGCTTCTGTGAATATGTGTGACAATACTCCACAGACTTTCACAGCCTCTGTTCAGGCTCCTAACGTTACCTATCAATGGTTTTTAAATAACAATCCGATTAATGGAGCAGTGAATGCCAGCTATACGGCAACACAACCCGGTGTTTATTCCGTTAAAGTTTACGTTCCCGGAAATAGCTGTCCTGGTGAAGCCACTGTTACTGTCGTAGGCGGAACTTCCCCCACTGTGCAGAATGCTACTTTGACTGCTTGCTATGCAGCAGGAAACGCTACTTTTAATCTACAATCAGCTCAGGGATCTATCAGTACTACGCCTGGAGCCGTGTTTTCATATTATGCAACATTGGCAGATGCCAATGCAGGGAATACCAATACCATTCCGAATCCTACAGCATATCCGAGTCCGGGAGGTCAGACGGTATATGTAAGGGTGAGAAACGGATTCTGTGCTAAAGTGGCAGAACTCCAGCTAATAAAAGCTCCGCAGATGACAGGATCTATCGTACCTCCGGTCGAACTGACATGTACCAATTCCCAGATTACCCTGGATGCTTCAGCTTCAGTATATCCTGCAGGAGCGACTTTTAACTGGACAACAACCGGAGGAAATATTGTTTCCGGAGGGAATACTCTCAATCCTGTTATCAATGCTCCGGGTACCTATACTTTAACTATAACAAAAACATATCAACCGGGAGATGTTACCTGTACAGCAGTGGCCAATGTAACTGTTACCGGAGATAGTGCACCCCCAAATACAGGACTTACTGCTACAAAAATAAAGATATGCAAAGGTGAATCTGTAACATTAACTGCAACGGGCGGAGTTACTTATAATTGGGGAGGTGGGCTTACAGGAACAGGAAATACCCAGACTGTTTCACCTACCGTTACCACCACATATACTGTGACAGCAGTAGGGGCCAATGGATGTGTCTCTCAAAATCCCGGGACGATTACCATTGAAGTATCAGAACCATTTACAGCACAAAACGCGATATTACACAAATGTTATCAACCCGGGCTGGTATATGATCTGACAGAAGCTCAGCCCCAGATAACAACCGCTACAGGTACTATCACTTTTGTATATTATGTAAATCAGGCAGATGCTAACGCTGCCAATGGTAACTTTATAGCGAATCCTACTTCATACTCACCACCGGGTGGAAATCAGACCATATTTGTTTTGGTGAGCAACGGAGGATGTAGTTATGTGGTTTCTTTACAATTGTTGAGAACTGCTGAAACCACATTGACGATTGCAGCACCACAAACAGTGACTTGTACCACTCCGCAGGTGACATTAAACGCTTCTGCGTCTGTAGTTCCTCCGGGATCTACCATTAACTGGACGACAACAGGAGGAACCATTGTTTCAGGAGGAACAACGCTTTCTCCAGTGGTAAGTGCCGGAGGGACCTATACTTTGACAGTTACCAATGTCTCCCAACCCGGAAATCTAAGCTGTACCTATACCACAAATGTGACTGTACAGGAAGATAGGGTGGTTCCTGTAGCTGCCCTTGTGTCATCGCAACCTCGTATATGTGAAGGTGAATCAGTTACATTAACGGCTTCAGGAGGGGCTACCTACAACTGGGGGAATGGTCTTACCGGAAATGGTAATACCCAGGTTGTCTCCCCGACAAATACGACGGTATATACCGTTTTTGCCGTAGGAGCGAACGGATGTATTTCCGCTACTCCCGCTACAGTTACGGTTCAGGTAGGACCTCCTGTTGCAGGAATTGCAGCTTCTAAAACAAAAATATGTGCCGGAGAATCGGTTACACTTACCGCTACCGGAGGTATTACTTATAATTGGGTAGGTCTTACCGGAAACGGAAACACTCAGGTGGTAACCCCTCCAGTAGGTACAACTACTTATTCGGTATATGCTTTAGGAGGAAACGGATGTAGTTCGCTGGCTCCTGCGACAATCAGTATAGAAGTCGTTCCAGCTATTGTCTCTACACTAAAAGATGTCTATGCCTGTGCCGGCGACAATGCAGTATTAGATGCAGGGCCCGGAGTGAATTATACCTACCTTTGGAGTACAGGTGCTACGACTCAAACGATAACAGTGAACACTGCCGGAACCTATTCTGTAACGATTAGTAACGGGGTATGTTCTCAGGTATTCTCAGCCCAGCTGATTAACCCTGATTTACCACAGTTTACCAATGTTGTTTATGAAAACCATGTTCTTACGCTTACGGCAAGTAATCCAACTAACGGAACACTGGAATATTCTATTGATGGAGGGCTGACATGGCAACCGTCCAATATATTTACCGGACTCCTTAATAATACCAACTATCGTTTAATGGTAAGGGTTAAAGATGCCAAATGCGGAACTTCACTTGATTACTTTACATTAATTATCAATAATGCGATTACCCCTAATATGGATGGCATCAATGATACGATAGATTTTACGGGAATCAGCGGATATAAGAACTTTGCAGCTTCTATTTTCGACAGATATGGTGCAGAAGTCTTTAAGGCTACAAGGAATGATGCCGTCTGGAGAGGATCGCTAAGAGGTTCGAATTTGCCTACCGGTACCTATTGGTATAGAGTACAGTGGGAAAACCCGGCAAGTAAAAGGCTTGAGGAACGCTCAGGTTGGATACTCCTGAAAAATAGAAACTAA
- a CDS encoding TIGR02757 family protein, whose translation MKFEELRSFLDEKADQYNAPDFVENDPIQIPHRFSLKQDIEIAGFLAATISWGNRKSIIKSADKMLDIMGNSPYDFVLNYSEKDLKSLEDQSIHRTFNGQDFSYFIKQFHRIYNENESLENLFKVKDPEDNFYHAIERFRSNFLEVEKHRSHKHISSPYKNSSAKRIIMFLRWMVRKDKRGVDFGIWENIDQKYLSIPLDVHTGNISRKLGLVSRTQNDWKTVEELDVAIRKFDEKDPAKYDFALFGLGVTKELL comes from the coding sequence CTGAAATTTGAAGAACTGAGAAGTTTTCTTGATGAAAAAGCAGATCAATATAACGCTCCGGATTTTGTTGAAAATGATCCCATACAGATTCCGCACCGTTTTTCATTAAAACAGGATATTGAAATAGCCGGATTTCTGGCTGCAACCATTTCCTGGGGAAATAGAAAGTCGATTATTAAATCTGCAGATAAAATGCTGGATATCATGGGAAACTCACCCTATGATTTCGTACTGAATTATTCTGAAAAAGATTTGAAAAGTCTTGAAGATCAAAGTATTCACAGAACATTTAATGGGCAGGATTTTTCTTATTTCATTAAACAGTTTCACAGGATTTATAATGAAAATGAAAGCCTGGAAAATTTATTTAAAGTAAAAGATCCGGAAGACAATTTTTACCATGCTATTGAAAGGTTCAGAAGTAATTTTCTGGAAGTTGAAAAACACAGAAGCCATAAACATATTAGCTCGCCATATAAAAATTCCTCCGCCAAAAGAATTATTATGTTTCTGAGATGGATGGTTCGAAAAGATAAACGCGGAGTGGATTTCGGAATCTGGGAAAATATAGACCAAAAATACCTTTCGATTCCTTTGGATGTACATACAGGGAATATTTCCAGAAAGTTAGGCTTGGTTTCAAGAACGCAGAATGACTGGAAGACTGTAGAAGAACTGGATGTAGCAATCCGGAAGTTTGATGAGAAGGATCCTGCAAAATATGATTTTGCCCTGTTTGGATTGGGAGTAACTAAGGAATTATTGTAA
- a CDS encoding DUF1003 domain-containing protein, which produces MKKYNEKTEILEKIADSITSWIGSIQSLIVHTLLFMTSFLLPMVNLVSFDKMLLILTTVLSLEAIYLAIFIQMSVNKSHEKIEDIQEDIEEISEDIEDIQEDIEEISEDIEEISEDIEEINEDIEDIQEDIEEINEDEDEEHHNERAKNVILKSNVSSNKNEIKSLKDIINKLQNEIEQLKKNED; this is translated from the coding sequence ATGAAAAAATATAACGAGAAAACAGAAATTCTTGAAAAAATAGCAGATAGTATTACCTCTTGGATAGGCTCCATTCAATCGCTGATTGTACATACGCTGCTTTTTATGACTTCGTTTCTGCTTCCGATGGTGAATCTGGTTTCATTTGATAAAATGTTACTGATTTTAACCACTGTACTTTCCCTGGAAGCAATATACCTGGCCATCTTTATCCAGATGTCTGTAAATAAAAGTCACGAAAAAATTGAAGATATCCAGGAAGATATTGAAGAGATCAGTGAAGATATTGAAGATATTCAGGAAGATATCGAAGAGATCAGTGAAGACATTGAAGAAATCAGCGAAGATATTGAGGAGATCAACGAAGACATTGAAGATATCCAGGAAGATATTGAAGAGATCAACGAAGATGAGGACGAAGAACATCATAATGAAAGAGCAAAAAATGTCATCCTGAAAAGTAACGTAAGCTCGAATAAAAACGAAATAAAATCTTTAAAAGATATCATCAACAAGCTCCAGAACGAAATTGAACAGTTGAAAAAAAATGAAGACTAG